Proteins from a genomic interval of Neodiprion lecontei isolate iyNeoLeco1 chromosome 2, iyNeoLeco1.1, whole genome shotgun sequence:
- the LOC107217806 gene encoding E3 ubiquitin-protein ligase Iruka isoform X4 — translation MAEAAVDGTPMSRFFCHRCSVEIEHLLPDYTCPNCSSGFIEELDAAGNDGGADMDISSEDLSDVDADIAGFDFPQRIGQELSDLFLGLTGAGSAISTAINSPAVVAGGASSGRSSRPGSERRVLRARERIDPVRPGRHTALISRPRPQILRDRARQVMPVPIEHLIQDFILNLSGVGWGVPVGQGQPPVLFLGNPGDYVWGRDGLDAIVTQLLNQMEGTGPPPLPRDQIDQIPSTLVSQEQVARYLSNLQAELGRSEFSRSKSRHSSPKLSCSIQPMNQTVAGPLLPRRHLPVVVPAVTLQTKFEIRYS, via the exons ATGGCTGAAGCCGCCGTGGATGGGACTCCGATGTCCCGATTTTTTTGTCATAGGTGCAGCGTCGAAATTGAACACTTGTTACCC GACTACACTTGTCCAAACTGCTCAAGTGGATTTATTGAAGAGTTAGATGCTGCAGGCAACGATGGAGGTGCGGATATGGACATTAGCAGCGAAGACCTCAGCGATGTCGACGCTGATATCGCAGGTTTTGAT TTCCCGCAACGAATCGGGCAGGAGTTGAGCGATTTATTCCTTGGACTGACGGGTGCTGGTAGTGCTATTTCCACTGCTATTAACAGCCCAGCTGTGGTTGCAGGTGGTGCCAGTAGCGGCAGAAGCAGTAGGCCGGGAAGTGAGAGGCGAGTGCTTAGAGCCCGTGAACGAATAGACCCTGTCCGCCCTGGCAGGCACACTGCACTTATCTCTCGCCCCAGGCCTCAAATCCTTCG TGATCGTGCCAGGCAAGTAATGCCCGTACCAATTGAACATCTGATACAAGACTTCATCCTCAATTTATCTGGAGTTGGATGGGGTGTCCCAGTGGGACAAGGCCAACCCCCTGT CCTCTTTTTGGGCAATCCGGGAGACTATGTTTGGGGCCGAGACGGACTGGATGCAATAGTTACGCAATTACTAAATCAAATGGAAGGCACTGGCCCACCTCCACTGCCTCGAGACCAAATAGATCAGATTCCAAGTACTTTGGTTTCACAGGAACAAGTTG CACGGTACCTGTCCAATTTGCAGGCAGAGCTTGGGAGATCAGAATTCAGTAGAAGCAAATCAAGACACAGTAGCCCCAAGCTTAGCTGCTCTATTCAG CCAATGAATCAAACAGTAGCAGGACCTCTTCTACCTCGTCGACATCTACCGGTAGTAGTTCCAGCAGTGACTCTACaaacgaaatttgaaattaggTACTCATGA
- the LOC107217806 gene encoding E3 ubiquitin-protein ligase RNF126-B isoform X1, with protein sequence MAEAAVDGTPMSRFFCHRCSVEIEHLLPDYTCPNCSSGFIEELDAAGNDGGADMDISSEDLSDVDADIAGFDFPQRIGQELSDLFLGLTGAGSAISTAINSPAVVAGGASSGRSSRPGSERRVLRARERIDPVRPGRHTALISRPRPQILRDRARQVMPVPIEHLIQDFILNLSGVGWGVPVGQGQPPVLFLGNPGDYVWGRDGLDAIVTQLLNQMEGTGPPPLPRDQIDQIPSTLVSQEQVDGKLQCSVCWEDFRLAEPVRQLPCQHFYHAPCIVPWLELHGTCPICRQSLGDQNSVEANQDTVAPSLAALFRAANESNSSRTSSTSSTSTGSSSSSDSTNEI encoded by the exons ATGGCTGAAGCCGCCGTGGATGGGACTCCGATGTCCCGATTTTTTTGTCATAGGTGCAGCGTCGAAATTGAACACTTGTTACCC GACTACACTTGTCCAAACTGCTCAAGTGGATTTATTGAAGAGTTAGATGCTGCAGGCAACGATGGAGGTGCGGATATGGACATTAGCAGCGAAGACCTCAGCGATGTCGACGCTGATATCGCAGGTTTTGAT TTCCCGCAACGAATCGGGCAGGAGTTGAGCGATTTATTCCTTGGACTGACGGGTGCTGGTAGTGCTATTTCCACTGCTATTAACAGCCCAGCTGTGGTTGCAGGTGGTGCCAGTAGCGGCAGAAGCAGTAGGCCGGGAAGTGAGAGGCGAGTGCTTAGAGCCCGTGAACGAATAGACCCTGTCCGCCCTGGCAGGCACACTGCACTTATCTCTCGCCCCAGGCCTCAAATCCTTCG TGATCGTGCCAGGCAAGTAATGCCCGTACCAATTGAACATCTGATACAAGACTTCATCCTCAATTTATCTGGAGTTGGATGGGGTGTCCCAGTGGGACAAGGCCAACCCCCTGT CCTCTTTTTGGGCAATCCGGGAGACTATGTTTGGGGCCGAGACGGACTGGATGCAATAGTTACGCAATTACTAAATCAAATGGAAGGCACTGGCCCACCTCCACTGCCTCGAGACCAAATAGATCAGATTCCAAGTACTTTGGTTTCACAGGAACAAGTTG ATGGCAAGCTACAGTGCTCGGTATGTTGGGAGGACTTCAGACTGGCTGAACCTGTTAGGCAGTTACCTTGTCAACACTTTTATCATGCCCCTTGCATCGTTCCTTGGCTAGAGTTG CACGGTACCTGTCCAATTTGCAGGCAGAGCTTGGGAGATCAGAATTCAGTAGAAGCAAATCAAGACACAGTAGCCCCAAGCTTAGCTGCTCTATTCAG AGCAGCCAATGAATCAAACAGTAGCAGGACCTCTTCTACCTCGTCGACATCTACCGGTAGTAGTTCCAGCAGTGACTCTACaaacgaaatttga
- the LOC107217806 gene encoding E3 ubiquitin-protein ligase Iruka isoform X3 gives MAEAAVDGTPMSRFFCHRCSVEIEHLLPDYTCPNCSSGFIEELDAAGNDGGADMDISSEDLSDVDADIAGFDFPQRIGQELSDLFLGLTGAGSAISTAINSPAVVAGGASSGRSSRPGSESDRARQVMPVPIEHLIQDFILNLSGVGWGVPVGQGQPPVLFLGNPGDYVWGRDGLDAIVTQLLNQMEGTGPPPLPRDQIDQIPSTLVSQEQVDGKLQCSVCWEDFRLAEPVRQLPCQHFYHAPCIVPWLELHGTCPICRQSLGDQNSVEANQDTVAPSLAALFRAANESNSSRTSSTSSTSTGSSSSSDSTNEI, from the exons ATGGCTGAAGCCGCCGTGGATGGGACTCCGATGTCCCGATTTTTTTGTCATAGGTGCAGCGTCGAAATTGAACACTTGTTACCC GACTACACTTGTCCAAACTGCTCAAGTGGATTTATTGAAGAGTTAGATGCTGCAGGCAACGATGGAGGTGCGGATATGGACATTAGCAGCGAAGACCTCAGCGATGTCGACGCTGATATCGCAGGTTTTGAT TTCCCGCAACGAATCGGGCAGGAGTTGAGCGATTTATTCCTTGGACTGACGGGTGCTGGTAGTGCTATTTCCACTGCTATTAACAGCCCAGCTGTGGTTGCAGGTGGTGCCAGTAGCGGCAGAAGCAGTAGGCCGGGAAGTGAGAG TGATCGTGCCAGGCAAGTAATGCCCGTACCAATTGAACATCTGATACAAGACTTCATCCTCAATTTATCTGGAGTTGGATGGGGTGTCCCAGTGGGACAAGGCCAACCCCCTGT CCTCTTTTTGGGCAATCCGGGAGACTATGTTTGGGGCCGAGACGGACTGGATGCAATAGTTACGCAATTACTAAATCAAATGGAAGGCACTGGCCCACCTCCACTGCCTCGAGACCAAATAGATCAGATTCCAAGTACTTTGGTTTCACAGGAACAAGTTG ATGGCAAGCTACAGTGCTCGGTATGTTGGGAGGACTTCAGACTGGCTGAACCTGTTAGGCAGTTACCTTGTCAACACTTTTATCATGCCCCTTGCATCGTTCCTTGGCTAGAGTTG CACGGTACCTGTCCAATTTGCAGGCAGAGCTTGGGAGATCAGAATTCAGTAGAAGCAAATCAAGACACAGTAGCCCCAAGCTTAGCTGCTCTATTCAG AGCAGCCAATGAATCAAACAGTAGCAGGACCTCTTCTACCTCGTCGACATCTACCGGTAGTAGTTCCAGCAGTGACTCTACaaacgaaatttga
- the LOC107217806 gene encoding E3 ubiquitin-protein ligase Iruka isoform X2: MAEAAVDGTPMSRFFCHRCSVEIEHLLPDYTCPNCSSGFIEELDAAGNDGGADMDISSEDLSDVDADIAGFDFPQRIGQELSDLFLGLTGAGSAISTAINSPAVVAGGASSGRSSRPGSERRVLRARERIDPVRPGRHTALISRPRPQILRDRARQVMPVPIEHLIQDFILNLSGVGWGVPVGQGQPPVLFLGNPGDYVWGRDGLDAIVTQLLNQMEGTGPPPLPRDQIDQIPSTLVSQEQVDGKLQCSVCWEDFRLAEPVRQLPCQHFYHAPCIVPWLELHGTCPICRQSLGDQNSVEANQDTVAPSLAALFSQ, translated from the exons ATGGCTGAAGCCGCCGTGGATGGGACTCCGATGTCCCGATTTTTTTGTCATAGGTGCAGCGTCGAAATTGAACACTTGTTACCC GACTACACTTGTCCAAACTGCTCAAGTGGATTTATTGAAGAGTTAGATGCTGCAGGCAACGATGGAGGTGCGGATATGGACATTAGCAGCGAAGACCTCAGCGATGTCGACGCTGATATCGCAGGTTTTGAT TTCCCGCAACGAATCGGGCAGGAGTTGAGCGATTTATTCCTTGGACTGACGGGTGCTGGTAGTGCTATTTCCACTGCTATTAACAGCCCAGCTGTGGTTGCAGGTGGTGCCAGTAGCGGCAGAAGCAGTAGGCCGGGAAGTGAGAGGCGAGTGCTTAGAGCCCGTGAACGAATAGACCCTGTCCGCCCTGGCAGGCACACTGCACTTATCTCTCGCCCCAGGCCTCAAATCCTTCG TGATCGTGCCAGGCAAGTAATGCCCGTACCAATTGAACATCTGATACAAGACTTCATCCTCAATTTATCTGGAGTTGGATGGGGTGTCCCAGTGGGACAAGGCCAACCCCCTGT CCTCTTTTTGGGCAATCCGGGAGACTATGTTTGGGGCCGAGACGGACTGGATGCAATAGTTACGCAATTACTAAATCAAATGGAAGGCACTGGCCCACCTCCACTGCCTCGAGACCAAATAGATCAGATTCCAAGTACTTTGGTTTCACAGGAACAAGTTG ATGGCAAGCTACAGTGCTCGGTATGTTGGGAGGACTTCAGACTGGCTGAACCTGTTAGGCAGTTACCTTGTCAACACTTTTATCATGCCCCTTGCATCGTTCCTTGGCTAGAGTTG CACGGTACCTGTCCAATTTGCAGGCAGAGCTTGGGAGATCAGAATTCAGTAGAAGCAAATCAAGACACAGTAGCCCCAAGCTTAGCTGCTCTATTCAG CCAATGA
- the LOC107217806 gene encoding E3 ubiquitin-protein ligase Iruka isoform X5: MAEAAVDGTPMSRFFCHRCSVEIEHLLPDYTCPNCSSGFIEELDAAGNDGGADMDISSEDLSDVDADIAGFDFPQRIGQELSDLFLGLTGAGSAISTAINSPAVVAGGASSGRSSRPGSERRVLRARERIDPVRPGRHTALISRPRPQILRDRARQVMPVPIEHLIQDFILNLSGVGWGVPVGQGQPPVLFLGNPGDYVWGRDGLDAIVTQLLNQMEGTGPPPLPRDQIDQIPSTLVSQEQVARYLSNLQAELGRSEFSRSKSRHSSPKLSCSIQSSQ, from the exons ATGGCTGAAGCCGCCGTGGATGGGACTCCGATGTCCCGATTTTTTTGTCATAGGTGCAGCGTCGAAATTGAACACTTGTTACCC GACTACACTTGTCCAAACTGCTCAAGTGGATTTATTGAAGAGTTAGATGCTGCAGGCAACGATGGAGGTGCGGATATGGACATTAGCAGCGAAGACCTCAGCGATGTCGACGCTGATATCGCAGGTTTTGAT TTCCCGCAACGAATCGGGCAGGAGTTGAGCGATTTATTCCTTGGACTGACGGGTGCTGGTAGTGCTATTTCCACTGCTATTAACAGCCCAGCTGTGGTTGCAGGTGGTGCCAGTAGCGGCAGAAGCAGTAGGCCGGGAAGTGAGAGGCGAGTGCTTAGAGCCCGTGAACGAATAGACCCTGTCCGCCCTGGCAGGCACACTGCACTTATCTCTCGCCCCAGGCCTCAAATCCTTCG TGATCGTGCCAGGCAAGTAATGCCCGTACCAATTGAACATCTGATACAAGACTTCATCCTCAATTTATCTGGAGTTGGATGGGGTGTCCCAGTGGGACAAGGCCAACCCCCTGT CCTCTTTTTGGGCAATCCGGGAGACTATGTTTGGGGCCGAGACGGACTGGATGCAATAGTTACGCAATTACTAAATCAAATGGAAGGCACTGGCCCACCTCCACTGCCTCGAGACCAAATAGATCAGATTCCAAGTACTTTGGTTTCACAGGAACAAGTTG CACGGTACCTGTCCAATTTGCAGGCAGAGCTTGGGAGATCAGAATTCAGTAGAAGCAAATCAAGACACAGTAGCCCCAAGCTTAGCTGCTCTATTCAG AGCAGCCAATGA
- the LOC107217807 gene encoding uncharacterized protein LOC107217807 produces the protein MNCEIELKKKDSTQSNLQAITSAGVSTLPMTSVNCEELHANETSKEGFFETDAKGLVRNDASSSEFSIHSETLKTNCDALQSTDSDCHSNQARDRCTKKARSKSHKRKAKSLIPGLSRDWESNDSWTFEQAQEDCTLVAEEIEKRKKIKSLQQKNRRLKVRHSRLKAAIKEMKATMEDKN, from the exons ATGAA CTGCGaaattgagttgaaaaaaaaagactccACTCAATCCAATCTTCAAGCAATAACAAGCGCTGGTGTGTCGACCCTCCCTATGACAAGTGTCAACTGTGAGGAGCTGCATGCGAATGAAACCAGCAAGGAGGGATTTTTTGAAACTGATGCCAAAGGTCTGGTTCGGAATGACGCCAGTTCTTCAGAGTTTTCGATACATAGTGAAACATTGAAGACAAATTGTGATGCATTGCAAAGCACAGACTCAGATTGCCATTCTAATCAGGCTCGAGATAGGTGCACTAAGAAGGCTCGCTCAAAATCACACAAAAG GAAAGCAAAATCTTTGATACCTGGATTGTCCAGAGACTGGGAAAGCAATGATTCGTGGACTTTTGAACAAGCACAGGAAGATTGTACCCTGGTAGCtgaggaaattgaaaaacggaAGAAAATTAAGAGTTTACAGCAAAAGAATAGGAGGTTGAAAGTTCGACACAGTAGGTTAAAGGCTGCTATCAAGGAAATGAAAGCAACGATGGAAGATAAAAATTAG
- the LOC107217789 gene encoding protein TSSC4, producing the protein MHMSNKFMLYGGDGAFADRQKKLFDQLSIAEKECNRGRNIDNTNVPMDIQPINVDEHHPLRMGRKRKNETRQFRGKESIFKRPEGPAPCNKSRSIPDHHRNPHKWVKYSLDDVSSDDMTDCSNARTAFAFLKELKARKAKENLESKRCSDSSMDCSDKDEPAGSQGISFKKPKQITSIKYQKPDTFDQKYRTPCDATVIIEHEEKPMFRSSKFVMPEYVVGQKQKKKDKEKRAAVRVKVDRTKELKLKHLQEFDEEDDQI; encoded by the coding sequence ATGCACATGTCGAATAAATTTATGTTGTATGGAGGTGATGGGGCTTTTGCTGATAGGcaaaagaaattgtttgatCAGTTGTCAATTGCTGAAAAAGAATGCAATAGGGGAAGAAATATTGACAATACCAATGTGCCAATGGATATTCAACCTATAAATGTAGATGAACATCATCCTCTTCGGATGGGTAGAAAACGTAAGAACGAAACAAGGCAGTTTCGTGGGAAGGAAAGTATCTTCAAAAGGCCAGAAGGTCCGGCACCCTGCAATAAATCTCGCAGCATTCCGGATCACCACAGAAATCCTCATAAATGGGTGAAGTACAGCCTAGATGATGTTTCCAGTGACGACATGACTGATTGTAGCAATGCTAGGACTGCCTTTGCTTTTCTTAAAGAGCTAAAGGCTCGAAAAGCTAAAGAAAACCTAGAAAGCAAGAGGTGCTCGGACTCGTCAATGGATTGCAGCGACAAAGATGAGCCTGCTGGTTCCCAAGGTATAAGCTTCAAAAAACCGAAACAAATCACAAGCATTAAATACCAAAAGCCAGATACATTTGACCAAAAATATCGCACTCCTTGTGATGCTACAGTAATTATCGAACATGAGGAAAAGCCAATGTTTCGTAGTAGTAAGTTTGTTATGCCGGAATATGTTGTTGGTCAGAAACAGAAGAAGAAGGACAAGGAAAAGCGAGCAGCTGTGAGAGTGAAAGTTGATCGTACgaaggaattgaaattaaagcATTTGCAAGAATTTGACGAGGAGGATGATCAAATCTGA